The Lutzomyia longipalpis isolate SR_M1_2022 chromosome 2, ASM2433408v1 DNA window GTGTGGATGCGTCTGTGGTTCTGCAGGTAGGAACTCGCGCGGAAGGTCTTTGAGCAGTAGTCACAGGCATAGTTCTTCTCACCCGTGTGGATACGCCGGTGAATTACGAGGGAGTACCTGCGTGCAAAGTCCTTCCCACAGAACTCACATTGATGATTCTTCTCGTCTGAATGCTTCGAGGCGATGTGATACTTCAGATCGCCCCATTGGCGGAATTTATGGCTGCAGTGCTTGCATGCGTAGGGTCGTGCGCCCGAGTGGAGCCTCTTGTGCACCTTGAGGGCACTACTGGAGTAGAATGCCTTCCCGCACACTTCACACTGATGCGGGCGTTGTCCTGTGTGCGACAGCAGATGATACTTTAGGGCATTCCGGGAGTTCAATTCCTTCCCGCAAACTTCGCATTTGGACATTTTCTTGTGTGTCCGCTTCTTCCCCTCCTTCCCCACGATTGTCTTCACCTCCTTCACGGCCTTCGGTACCTTTATCTTCTTCCTCTTTCCCAGATTTATCCTCATTTGTGTCTCCTGGAGTATTTTAGCCGTGGTTTGTCTTGTCTTCCGCCCACTTCGGGTTTTATGAACtccttcttcctcttcttctgGTTTTCTCTTCGATTCCTCCACAGGATTTTCCTTGGTGGCTGGAACAACATCCGTTGAAGCTTTCTCGCTTATCCCATCACTGATTTGTGCGGGAAAAATcgctaaaaacaaacaaataaatgaaatttcaaaagtaaattaaagaaaaaattcattttcaactcACAATTGTCcgtattgattttctcaaggTCCGTCTTATTGATGTAGAGGACAAAATTATCCGGAACAGCCTGTAAATTGGCTTCGTGATGCTCCAGCCCATCGGGAACATTTAGAGAATCCTGGGAGTACCATTCCTTCTCATAGATATCCAATCCGTGATCTGTTTGTGTATCATCCTCCCCGGATTGCTCTTGCACTTTATCCACAACATTCCGGATACCCTCAAGCATATCCTCTGACTCACTAAATTCCTCCTTTTCCACTGCTGCAAGAGCTGATTCTTTCTCcactttttgaattcttgaAATTACTTCTGgctctttaattttcaagtcaTTCCCTTCAGTTGTGGGAAGATCTTCTCCAGCCTGGATAGCTATATGTCTAAATTTTGGCTTTTCTTCGTAGTGAATCTTGAGATGCGTgtagaatttaaattgttcCCCAAACTTGGCACCACAGAGCTGACACGTGAAGACTATCCCACCAGGATTAGACTCAATCACATCCTGGGCAAGATCAGATGTCGGAGGATtggatttctttgaatttttcatattttccttcttccttGGAAGCCTTTTCTTGTGTGGAAGCTCATTTTTTGCCTTTCCTCCCTCAGCTGCACAAGTTTCCGGAATTCCTTTCCCCTCCGAGGGATCCTGAATGATGCTTTTTGACTTTTCTCCTGGAACCATCACTATTGGAGACAAATCTGGGCATTCAACCAAACTATACTGCCCCGGATTTGTTGCCTGAATAATCTTCCCGGAGCTCCTGGTCTCTCCAACCCAGCTACTCCCAATGGGTGTCAATGTGGCCAATTGCTTATCCTTCCTCTGATCCACAATAACATTCGTCCCATTCTCCAGATTAGGCTTCACTGACAAATTCTGGACGTACGTTGTAATCTTCCCCGGATCCACAATTACATTCGACTGATGCAGGAGATTTGTTCCCAAATGCGGAACTCTCACTCCACCCGGTGGGCACACATCGAGGGAAGTCTCCTGGATTTCCACATGCCCAAGAAAAGTCTGCAAAGCAacagaaaatcatcaaaactTTCTGGGGAATTTGCAGGAAGTCATTGAGAGAGCCTCACATggtcaataaattcttgattccGGATATTTATCACCTGGTACAGCCCCCCAGGATCAAGGGCTCTAATTCCAGCAAAATCTACTCCGGCAAAATCACTTGTCTCACTGTTTGATTGCATATTTTAtgcacaaaatacaaaataatcaaACTTCTTGTTTACAAGTTTCGTCTGATCTAGTTCTAGCGGTCCACGAAACAATTTGGCTGCATTGTGATTATTATGGTGTGAAGTTTGCTACGATCATCTTCTTTgtgagctctttttttttctttttgaatttttttaatctttttttaaagtttcttatcacttttaaagcttttaaataattttcttaaaaaaaaaactataataagtaaaaaattataaatattttctttttattagaaaaaaatattacttttccTTCTAAAAAAGAAGGAACTTTTAATATCAATCTTtcctttttgtttaaattgtgTCACTTTCATCAgatattctttaataaaataaattataaaagacCTGGCATGTCGACTAGATTAGCACCCCCGCCCCTAAATTATTGtactttcaaagaaatttgagTTTGTTTATCACAAAATGCCAAATAACCAAACTTATTGTTGTGTACCGCACGACATATAACCTCAATCCGggaagttttcttcttctttgcctGTTGTGCAGACGCGGCGAGTAGGTGGCTTTCTGATAAATCGCACCTGATAACATTCACCAGATGTTTGTTTAAGTGTCGCGCACCGTAAAGTGTGTCTCCAAAGTGTCTCCGTGGCTACACGCAACAAAGTATGGAGCTGGGGAATTGGCCACGTGTGAGAATGCAGGTGTTTTCCACTGTTGTCTGCATCCTGCTCACTACGTCCGGTGTCCGTGCATACGATGCCATCTACGCGGTGAATGCTGGTGGAGAGAGTCACGTCGACAGGCATGGGATCACGTATGAGCGAGATCCGCTAATGGGGAAAGTGGGAACTGCCTCGGATTACGGGAAAAACATCCATTTGATCGCCCGGGTGCCGGATGCCGATAAGATCCTGTACCAGACTGAACGCTACCACACGGCTAATTTTGGGTACGACATCCCATTGGCCGGCGATGGAGACTACGTGCTGATCCTCAAATTCAGCGAAGTCTACTTCAATGCCCCAAATATGAAGGTCTTCGATGTTACGCTGAATGGTGAGCACAATGTTGTGAATGATTTGGACATCTTCAATCTGGTGGGACGGGGAACAGCCCACGATGAGTATGTCTACTTTAGTGTATCGAGAGATAGGCTGTACTACAAGGAGGATGAATCTGAAATTCGGGACAATCGTATCCGTGTGGAATTCATCAAGGGCTACCGGGACAACCCGAAGGTCAATGCTCTGGTTCTCCTGAAAGGTGACCTGGAGAATATTCCGCAACTTCCACGGCAAATTGTCGAtcgtgaaaatgaatttttcgcTGAACCCGATCCCGTGAAGCCCTCATCACTGGATAGTTCATCGCGCGTGAGGAGTGGGCCACCCCAACCGAATCCCTACTTCATGGATGATTCCTCAATGATGCTCTTGCCCATCTTTATTGCCATTGGGGCCTTCTTCCCACTCCTCTTCTGCCTCTGCAAATTGTGATGTGCCCCACCGCTTGTGCACAAAAAGCGCCCATCTCTGCACAAATACTCACAGAGCCCCGCATCCGGAAGgtggtaaaagaaaaagaaagaaattggaTGCAACCACGACAGCATAGCGTACTTAAGTCTCTCGTACACATCCCTCGCTTTGTGTTCTTTGTGAATCATCATTCCCACAGCATCGTAGTCCTCGATAGCAATACAACTACACCTCCTACCCTCCTCCCCCAGCCCCCCCAAGAGACTCTATCGGATACAGTCTCTCACGACTGAACTATCTGTGCAAtgttttaccttttttttaattttatttttttatttaacttctaAACTTTAAGACACGCGCAACTCCTCAAGTTAGGatgaagcaagaaaaaaaaaaacaaaggagGGTGGCAGGAGTCCCTCCATCCAGTTCAATGGGCATCCCCTCCATacccaaaaaattcttatcctcccagaggaaactttttatttaatttgtatagGAAAATTCTATTCTCAAGTAAAACGAAAAAGAAACCGGAAGTGTACaacatttttcctttctctcgAGTTCATGTGTGAGActaattttaaggattttattggaataaaaaaattaccaatgGTGTGTGGATTGTTAATTTAGCACGgacttttattcattcattgttctctctctctgcggTGGGGGCGTCATGAACCTCCGGAAGAGCTTCCAtctgcaacaaaaaaagaaggttTTTCTGTTTTATCAAGAATGTTGTTAAGCAAAATTCTCCAATTGAATGATAAGAtaaggaaaattgattttccactcAATTTATTATGCGGTGCTACGTGGGCATTGAACCAAGTCCAAAAATCGCAAATTAAGTCGTATCAATGCAAGTTAAAATAACGCtaagaaattattcttcattaaaaaatactttatttgttg harbors:
- the LOC129789105 gene encoding malectin-B yields the protein MELGNWPRVRMQVFSTVVCILLTTSGVRAYDAIYAVNAGGESHVDRHGITYERDPLMGKVGTASDYGKNIHLIARVPDADKILYQTERYHTANFGYDIPLAGDGDYVLILKFSEVYFNAPNMKVFDVTLNGEHNVVNDLDIFNLVGRGTAHDEYVYFSVSRDRLYYKEDESEIRDNRIRVEFIKGYRDNPKVNALVLLKGDLENIPQLPRQIVDRENEFFAEPDPVKPSSLDSSSRVRSGPPQPNPYFMDDSSMMLLPIFIAIGAFFPLLFCLCKL
- the LOC129788981 gene encoding zinc finger protein 271-like; translation: MQSNSETSDFAGVDFAGIRALDPGGLYQVINIRNQEFIDHTFLGHVEIQETSLDVCPPGGVRVPHLGTNLLHQSNVIVDPGKITTYVQNLSVKPNLENGTNVIVDQRKDKQLATLTPIGSSWVGETRSSGKIIQATNPGQYSLVECPDLSPIVMVPGEKSKSIIQDPSEGKGIPETCAAEGGKAKNELPHKKRLPRKKENMKNSKKSNPPTSDLAQDVIESNPGGIVFTCQLCGAKFGEQFKFYTHLKIHYEEKPKFRHIAIQAGEDLPTTEGNDLKIKEPEVISRIQKVEKESALAAVEKEEFSESEDMLEGIRNVVDKVQEQSGEDDTQTDHGLDIYEKEWYSQDSLNVPDGLEHHEANLQAVPDNFVLYINKTDLEKINTDNSIFPAQISDGISEKASTDVVPATKENPVEESKRKPEEEEEGVHKTRSGRKTRQTTAKILQETQMRINLGKRKKIKVPKAVKEVKTIVGKEGKKRTHKKMSKCEVCGKELNSRNALKYHLLSHTGQRPHQCEVCGKAFYSSSALKVHKRLHSGARPYACKHCSHKFRQWGDLKYHIASKHSDEKNHQCEFCGKDFARRYSLVIHRRIHTGEKNYACDYCSKTFRASSYLQNHRRIHTGEKPHPCTVCSKKFRVKGDMKRHMKIHCPKNDPSKEKVLKKKRKKKESESAEHQDTANPQQQQQVLNSIIKVEMSSNVVSYEVRNTENPPPVQEDCKDQTSSQTYASVWPVSSFTT